TCGCGTCGTTCGCCATGCAGTGAGGTCGTCCCAGCCCCCCGTCTCGTCGGCGTCGAGTTGCTGGCTGAGCTCTTCGGGTGACACCACGTCGTAGCGGTCCTCGTAGCGCCGGATCTCGGCCTTCATCTCCTGGATGCTGTCGAGTAACTCGGGCCGATCGATTTCCTCACGGAGCTCGCGGATCCGGGACATCAAGATCCGGTCGCTGTTGCGCTTGTACAGCGTTGTTTGGCCGTCCTGTTCCGTCTCGGCGAACCCGGTGTTCACGAGGGTCTTGCAGTGGCGACGCGCCGTCGGCTCACTCACGAGCGCTCGATCGGCGATCTCGGCAGCCGACTGCCCGTCGTGGGTCTGTTCGACGATTTCGTACACACGTTCAAACGGTGTGGTGTCGTCTTTCCAGTCCGCTTTGACCTGCTCGTTGACGTCGTCCCACGTCTCGGTCATACTGGGTCCTATGCGCGCTATGAACAAATAGTTTCCTGAGAAAACTATCTAACGCCAGTGGCTGTGCAGGAGCGTTGTCAGGCTACATGCTCCTCTAACGTCTCGTGATGCGTCCGAACCGTGGTTGGCGTGACGTTCCCTGTCTCCGCGACATCGCTTTGCGTCACCCATTGTCCCAGTTCCTGTCCCGCCTTGTAGAGGCAGGCCGCTGCGAACCCGGCCGGATGGACGCCCGTCGTGACGCCGCGCTCCTCGGCCTGCTCCGCGAGGGTTCGGGCCCGCTGTCGGATCTCGTCCGGACACTCGAGATCCGAGGCGAGGCGCGGCACGAACATGCTGGGGGAGACGGGTTCAGCGGGGAGGCCCAGCCCTTCGTTCAGCGTTTTGTATGCGTTCGTGACCCGCGACTCCGCGACGCGGGCCATCTCGCTGATGTCGTCCACCAACCGCGAGCGGCCGTTGCACCGGCAGGCCCCGTAGACGCTGGCCGCGGCGATGGCCTCGATGGATCTGCCACGAAGCAGATCCTCGGTCTGGGCGCTCCGGAAGAGTTGGCACGCCTGGTCACGGACCGAATCGGAGAGCTCGAGGGCACTCGCCAACCGACGCACCTCGCCCAGCCCGTGGGCGAGATTCCGTTCCGCTTTCGACCGCCAGCGACCCCGAGTCTGCTCACGGCGCATCCGTGCGAGTCGCCGTCGCTTCTGCCCGGAGATCTCGTTCCCCTTCGCGTCGGTGCCGCGACCGATTTCCGTCGACAGGCCGCGATCGTGGCGGGCCGCAGTGAGTGGGGCGCCCGTTCGCTCGCGCTCCTCGTCGTCGTACGCCCGCCACTCCGGCCCGTGATCGATGCGCTGTTCGTCGATGACCAGGCCACAGTCCTCGCAGACCGTTTCGACCGCGTTCGTGGTGACCCGGCCGTCGCACTCGGGACACTGATTGGTGTTCGAGTCCGTCTGGACCTCTTCGTCGAAGCCAGTTTCGTAGATGTCTCTAGTTGCCATGGTTTTCACCGTGTTCAGGGAACTCGCCAGTACGGCGAGCCCCTCACCCATTGAGGGGTAAATAGACTCTACGCGGGACTGAAGTGCCCGCCTCTGGCGTGGAAGAAATTGAGCCTAGCAGTACAGCTAGAATGGGTGCCCAGAACTTGTATCGACGACCGATGCCGTGCTAGACACCTCCATGAAAATCAATTAATTTGTGACGCTGTCAAGGAACTGTTTCAGGTTCAGGTGTTAACTGTCTTCAGTCGGAATACAAGGGCGGTGTGCTCTGAGGTTATCCGTGAATTCCGCTTCGAAGGTGTCATTGAAAGTACTTTTGCGTTTCTTATCGGCGTCTATGAGACTGGACTCCTCACGAAATCTCACTGGTCCGGAGTGGCGATCCAAATTGAGTGACGATTACTATCGACCAACGCTCAAATCACAATAGAGGAATCGGTTACCCACCGGCTCCGTTGGATTCACCTTCCGCTGTTTGCTGTGCTCCCCGCAGCATGGGCCATCTACCGCGTTTGTCGAGCACACTGAATTGCAAGTACCACTACCGGCCAGATTTCTGGCGCGCTCGTGATAGCTGTTGATAGTTTTGAGTGTCACTCTCGGTAAGCACGAACGAATGCACGTCGCAAGACAGTCAGAAGAACGTACGTTTCGTACTTTTGGGTGCGGCAATGCTCGCAGGGCTGCATATTCGTGACAATGTCCTCGATTTCGTCGTCGTACTCGTCTGTGAGTGTAGCGAGGGCGTCCATAATTTGGGGCTGAACGTTATCGATCATCTCCTCAATGATGGAATCGGCTGAGTCCGGAAGCGAGTACGAGAGGACGATCGTATTTGCGTGGTAGTACTTTGTCGTCCCGCCGCGCCCCTCCTCGAAGCGAACTACATCGACGAGGCCAGCGTCACGTAACTCGTTGATGTGGTGGCGGACCGTGTTCTCCGTACGGTCGATGCCACGGCTCCCGAGACAGTCGTGAACCTCGGTTGCGGTCAGCGCCTCCTCAGAGAGAATATCGAGGATCATCGCCCGCATCGGTTCGTCGATGGCGTCCGAGACCCGTGTGTCTCGCACCGCGATATCCTCAATTCGGTGGTCGGTGCCGGAACTACTCATACGAGAATTGAGCGTGAGCAGGCGGGAAAAGCTAGCGGGACGCTGTTTTGAACTCAGCTCCCTGGGTTCGTGAGACCGAAAGCCCTAGACGACCCGTTTGACTGCTCCAACCACCGATATCCGTATTCAAACATATCATCTAAAAAATAGTTATTGAGGTACGGGCACTACCTCAAACTGTAATGAGCGACACAACCCAGTTCCGCGTCCTCGACTTCGACTGCCCGACCTGTGCGAGTACCGTCGAACGCGCCCTGTCGAACGTCGACGGCGTCCAGCACGTCGAAGTCCACTACGCGACCGGTCGCGTCGAGATCGAGTACGACGACGGCGTCGCTGAGCCCGAGACCTTCGCACAGACCATCGAAAACCAGGGGTACACGCCCCAGCCCGCCTAACTTCATGAACACACAATCGATTACGCAGTACTACCGGAAACACCGGAAGGCCATCGTCACGACGACGAGCGGTCTGCTGTACGGCGGTGGCTGGAGTCTCGGCTACCTCACGGGTTTCGACACAACGGGTGCCGCCATCCTCGTCCTAGCGACGATCGTGGGTGGCTACGACATTGCCAAGACCGCCTACCACGAGGTCACCAACCGGACACTCGGCATCAAGACGCTGGTGACGCTGGCCGCTATCGGTGCCATCGTCATCGGAGAGTACTGGGAGGCCGCAGCCGTCGTCTTCCTGTTCAGCCTCGGCAGCTACCTCGAGGGGCGAACGATGCGGAAGACCCGGACGGCACTCCAAGAGCTGCTGGAGATGACCCCCGACACGGCGACCGTCCGTCGCGACGGGGAACTCCAAGAGGTTCCCGCCCGTGAGGTCGAAGAGGGGGAGGTCGTCGTCGTGAAGCCGGGCGGGAAGATTCCGGTCGATGGCGAGGTCGTCGACGGCGAAAGCGCCGTCAACCAGGCGCCGGTCACCGGCGAGAGCGCACCCGTCCACAAGGCCGACGGCGACGAGGTGTACGCCGGGACAGTCAACCAGGAAGGCGCACTGGAAGTCCGGACAACGGGTGCGGGCTCGGACACGACGCTCGAACGGATCATCCGACGCGTCGAGGAGGCCCAGGAGGCACAGTCGCCCACGGAGAGTCTCATCGACCGGTTCGCGAAGTACTACACCCCGGCCGTCATCGCGTTAGCAATTGGCGCGTATGCAATCACGCAGAACGCGATCCTGTCGCTGACCCTGCTGGTCATCGGCTGTCCGGGCGCGCTAGTCATCGGGCCGCCGGTCAGCATCGTCTCGGCCATCGGCAACGCCGCCCGTTCGGGCGTCCTGATGAAGGGTGGCGAACACCTCGAACGCGCTGGCAAGATCGACCTCGTCGCCTTCGACAAAACGGGGACGCTCACGAAGGGCGAGAGCACCGTCGCCGACGTCGAGGGGTTCGGCGCTGCTGATGACGAGGTCCTCTCGCTCGCGGCGACCGCCGAGAAGAAGAGCGAACACCACCTCGCCGACGCCATCGTCGACACGGCCCGCGAGCGCCCGACTGCTGCGACGGACGGTGGGGCGACGGTCACCCAGGCGGACGATACGGACGCCAGCCTCCAGTCGATTCCCGATCCGGACGATTTCGACGTGGTCGCTGGTAAGGGCGTTATCGCCCATACCGATGGCCACGAAGTTGTCGTCGGCAACCGCGCACTGCTGGACGACCGCGACATCGACGTCCCCAGTCGGATCGCCGACTACGTCCGCGAGCGTGAGGAGCGGGGCGAAACGGTCGTCCACGTCATCCGAGATGGGGACATCATCGGCGCAATCGCGCTGCGGGACGAACTCCGGGAGGCCGCTCCAGGCGTCGTTGCGGCGCTTCAGGACGCCGGCATCGAGACGGTGATGCTCACGGGCGACAACGAGCGGACGGCCGCCGCCGTCGCCGAGGAGGTCGGCATCGACGACTACCGCGCCGAGTTGCTCCCCGAGGATAAGCAGACCACTATCGAGGAGCTTCAGACCGACGGCCACGTCGTCGCAATGGTCGGCGACGGTATCAACGACGCACCATCGTTAGCGACTGCCGACGTCGGCATCGCGATGGGTGCCGCCGGGACGGACACCGCCATCGAGACCGCCGACATGGCGCTGATGGCCGACGACCTCGAACGCATCCCCTACGCGGTCAAACTGAGCAAAGCGACGCGCTGGAACGTCCTCGAGAACGTCGGGCTCGCGGTGCTGACCGTAATCGTCCTCCTCGCGGGCGTGCTGACCAGCTACGTCACTCTCGCCGCTGGGATGCTGGTCCACGAAGCTAGCGTCCTCGCAGTCATCCTCAACGGGATGCGACTGCTTCGCTACTGACTACTGGACACGAAGTCCATTACACGCATGACAACAGATTCGACTGCGACCGACGGAACCGAGCATAGCACGAACTGGCAGGTCAACTACGACGTTGCCCCGATCGAGATTCGCGACCCTGTCGCGGAAGCTCTCGGCGTCCTTGAACCGGGCGATCCGTTCGTCATCACCTACAGAGACGCGGTGAAAGAGGCGGGACACTCCTGCCCGACAGCCTCGGGCGCTTACCGGATCGTCCAGCTCGGCCTCGACGCGCTGTACGCCGACGAGCATCCGGTCCGGAGCGAGATCGAGGTGCAGGCAGCCGGTCCGCGAGACGATGCCGCGTACGGCGTGATGAGTCGCATCATCTCGTTCGTGACCGGTGCGACCGAAGACGACGGCTTCGGTGGACTCGCCGGCGGCTACGGTGGGCGCCGTGATCTCCTGCGTTTCGACGCGTTCGACTCGGAGTCGCCGGACCCGACGTTCCGTTTCCGACAAACCGATACGGACGATACCGTCGCCGTAACGTTCCACGTCGGCGACGTCCCTGACGGGGGACCGGCAATCGGGAAACTACAGGGGATCCTCGATGGGTCAGCCAGTGACCAGCAACGGGAGGCCTTCGCTGACGAATGGCATCGCCGCGTCCAAGTCGTCCTGGCGGACGACTCGCTGTTCACTGTAGAACCCGTCTAGACACGGCGTCAACCACGGTACGACAGTCGGCCACGATTTCGCCGTCGGGCTATCACACTTCCATATGCTCCTCGACGAACCAGTGGATGATGTGGCCCTCTGCTCGGTGCAACACGTCGCTACACGTCGCGTTCGCGATGTCGAGTGCCTCAGCCACCTCGCCTAATGTCGATTCCCGTGGTGTCCGGTAGTAGCCTGCTTCGACAGCAGCCAGAAGCACCTCTTGCTGTCGGTCCGTGAGCAACTGGTCTGCTTGGCTCGCGTCGATTTCGCGAACAGATTCGATCGTGAAGCCGATGCCTAAATCCTCGAGGTGGTCGCCGAGACTCGAGAGCCGCCTCGTCGATGTCGTCACCTCCCACGTAGCGACACCGTTCTGAATATCGAAGGGCATTCTGAGTGGAACACCGGCTCGCAGGACTGGGAGAAGTGGAAGTGGGTTCACCGTCTTTATTTGGAGGAGCGCCTCGTCTTCGTGCTTCCAGAGTAGTTCGAGGTCCTCGATGTCATCACGGGATTGAATGTCGGTAATGAGTGGAAGTGGGTCAGCGGTCTTGAGCCTGACAAGCCCGATACCGGTCCCTTCGCCAGGAATACTCGTGACGACTTGAAACACCACCTCCGGATGAGCAGTCGAGAGATCTCCAATCCAGGTATGGTCGGGGATATCTATGGAAAGTTTCGCGTGTGGCATCGTCTGTAGCTTACCTACTATTTCGCTCATTATAGCAAGATATACGAATATGTTAGGGTAGGACTCAATTTCTCGCACTGATCACTAACCAGCCGAGGCGTGTACGGACATGTAATGTCTGAATTCCGCGAACGCGTGGCTAGCAGCCCGGGAGCGAAATTTCCCGATGTCCAGATTTCTGTCGCTAGGCCGCTGGCCTGCGTCACGAACAACCGGGCAGTTACAGTAGATCGTGCCTCGTCCACGCCGTCGAAACTGGGGGTGTATGTTCAGTAATGTTCGACGTGAGCGAGTGGATAACAGACAATGCTCGGCTCGTTATTGCGGTCATGGTCGTCGCGTCCGCGGTGGTCGCCGCCGGAGTGCCGATGGTCGACCGATCGACGTCTCTCGACCAGTTCCAGACCGACGCCGACGAAGCCGATGCGCTCGATTACGTGGACGCGAACTTCTCGAGCGGGTCGACGGATACGACCTCAGCACAGGTCATCGTCCGGGACGACAACGTCCTCGATAAGGAGACCCTCGTTTCCATTCTCGAATACGAACGCGCACTCAGGACCAACGAAACAGTCAACGGGACCCTCGTCGAGAACGACTCCACGCGAAGCGTCGCGAACCTCGTCGCGACCACCTCGATCCGGGAAGACCGGGCCGCCGAACTCCAGACCCGCGAACGTGAACTAACGAGGACGGAGACGAGCTTGGCAGAAACCCTCGATTCGCTCGAGAACAACCCCAACGCTAGCGTTCGCCCCGCGTTCGAGGCCGTCGACGCCAACACGTCAGTGAACCTCACGGAGGCGGACTACCGGCTGTTCGCGGACACTGTCGAGGAGCGACGCGCACAAAACGAGACGGGTGAGAGTACGGGGAACGTCACGAAACGGATTCTCGCGGACGAGTACGCAACGCTTGCCGAGGACAGAAACGAGCTGGAGAGCCTGGACCCCGCTCTCGAGGAGCAGATCGAGGAACTCCGGTCGCTAAACGACTCCGAAGTCGAGGCCCTCGTCGCGGACGTACTTTCCAGTGAATCGGACCGGTCGGCACGCGCGCTTGCCTTCATGCCCGACTACTACGAGCCGGGATCGACGGAGACGAACGCGACGCTGCTCGTCGTGACCCATGAGTCCGCAGGCGGATCGTTCGCACCCGGTGAC
The sequence above is drawn from the Halobacterium sp. CBA1132 genome and encodes:
- a CDS encoding cation-translocating P-type ATPase, coding for MNTQSITQYYRKHRKAIVTTTSGLLYGGGWSLGYLTGFDTTGAAILVLATIVGGYDIAKTAYHEVTNRTLGIKTLVTLAAIGAIVIGEYWEAAAVVFLFSLGSYLEGRTMRKTRTALQELLEMTPDTATVRRDGELQEVPAREVEEGEVVVVKPGGKIPVDGEVVDGESAVNQAPVTGESAPVHKADGDEVYAGTVNQEGALEVRTTGAGSDTTLERIIRRVEEAQEAQSPTESLIDRFAKYYTPAVIALAIGAYAITQNAILSLTLLVIGCPGALVIGPPVSIVSAIGNAARSGVLMKGGEHLERAGKIDLVAFDKTGTLTKGESTVADVEGFGAADDEVLSLAATAEKKSEHHLADAIVDTARERPTAATDGGATVTQADDTDASLQSIPDPDDFDVVAGKGVIAHTDGHEVVVGNRALLDDRDIDVPSRIADYVREREERGETVVHVIRDGDIIGAIALRDELREAAPGVVAALQDAGIETVMLTGDNERTAAAVAEEVGIDDYRAELLPEDKQTTIEELQTDGHVVAMVGDGINDAPSLATADVGIAMGAAGTDTAIETADMALMADDLERIPYAVKLSKATRWNVLENVGLAVLTVIVLLAGVLTSYVTLAAGMLVHEASVLAVILNGMRLLRY
- a CDS encoding helix-turn-helix domain-containing protein; the protein is MSEIVGKLQTMPHAKLSIDIPDHTWIGDLSTAHPEVVFQVVTSIPGEGTGIGLVRLKTADPLPLITDIQSRDDIEDLELLWKHEDEALLQIKTVNPLPLLPVLRAGVPLRMPFDIQNGVATWEVTTSTRRLSSLGDHLEDLGIGFTIESVREIDASQADQLLTDRQQEVLLAAVEAGYYRTPRESTLGEVAEALDIANATCSDVLHRAEGHIIHWFVEEHMEV
- a CDS encoding transcription initiation factor IIB family protein, which produces MATRDIYETGFDEEVQTDSNTNQCPECDGRVTTNAVETVCEDCGLVIDEQRIDHGPEWRAYDDEERERTGAPLTAARHDRGLSTEIGRGTDAKGNEISGQKRRRLARMRREQTRGRWRSKAERNLAHGLGEVRRLASALELSDSVRDQACQLFRSAQTEDLLRGRSIEAIAAASVYGACRCNGRSRLVDDISEMARVAESRVTNAYKTLNEGLGLPAEPVSPSMFVPRLASDLECPDEIRQRARTLAEQAEERGVTTGVHPAGFAAACLYKAGQELGQWVTQSDVAETGNVTPTTVRTHHETLEEHVA
- a CDS encoding helix-turn-helix domain-containing protein — protein: MSSSGTDHRIEDIAVRDTRVSDAIDEPMRAMILDILSEEALTATEVHDCLGSRGIDRTENTVRHHINELRDAGLVDVVRFEEGRGGTTKYYHANTIVLSYSLPDSADSIIEEMIDNVQPQIMDALATLTDEYDDEIEDIVTNMQPCEHCRTQKYETYVLLTVLRRAFVRAYRE
- a CDS encoding heavy-metal-associated domain-containing protein, which codes for MSDTTQFRVLDFDCPTCASTVERALSNVDGVQHVEVHYATGRVEIEYDDGVAEPETFAQTIENQGYTPQPA
- a CDS encoding winged helix-turn-helix domain-containing protein → MTETWDDVNEQVKADWKDDTTPFERVYEIVEQTHDGQSAAEIADRALVSEPTARRHCKTLVNTGFAETEQDGQTTLYKRNSDRILMSRIRELREEIDRPELLDSIQEMKAEIRRYEDRYDVVSPEELSQQLDADETGGWDDLTAWRTTRQNLAVAQAALAYDEASHQLAV